A window from Clupea harengus chromosome 14, Ch_v2.0.2, whole genome shotgun sequence encodes these proteins:
- the zmp:0000001267 gene encoding b(0,+)-type amino acid transporter 1: MDEKADKLKLRCEVGLLGGISLIAGTMIGSGIFMSPQLVLLNIGSPGASLVIWACSGLLAMLASLSYAELGTIIRESGGEYIYILRTAGQPIAFLFIFTSVVVVRPASLAGVSLSFALNAVAPFYQDCPPPDQVVKCVAAAGILLLAVVNCLDVRSAMKVMVFFMAAKVLSLAVIVIGGIVLLVKGNTLNLENSFKGTNLDISSIGLAFFQCLWSYDGWNNLNYVTEELKQPQVNLPRAVMIAIPMVTILYLLVNVSYLAYLTPREMISSTAVAVTWGNKVLGGWGWLMSVAAALSAFGSLNGTFFSGGRVCFVAAREGHMPDILAMAHVDRLTPSPALIFTTAIALIVLIPGDFQSIVNFFSFTAWFFYAITLCGLLYLKTKRADLPRAYKVPILIPILVIMAAVFLVIAPIIDDPQIEYLYVTLFILSGIIVYVPFIHFQLFPGLLNRMTVFLQLFLEVAPAEKNL; the protein is encoded by the exons ATGGATGAGAAAGCAGACAAGCTGAAGCTACGCTGCGAAGTGGGACTGTTGGGAGGTATCTCACTCATTGCTGGTACCATGATTGGCTCAGGAATATTTATGTCTCCCCAGTTGGTGCTTCTAAACATCGGGAGTCCCGGTGCCAGCCTTGTCATCTGGGCATGCAGTGGACTACTTGCTATGCTGGCATCACTCAGCTATGCAGAACTGGGCACTATCATACGGGAGTCAGGCGGAGAATACATCTATATCCTGCGTACAGCAGGTCAACCCAttgcttttcttttcatctttacCTCTGTGGTGGTAGTGCGTCCTGCTAGCTTGGCAGGAGTATCACTGAGCTTTGCACTGAATGCGGTGGCCCCCTTCTACCAGGACTGTCCTCCACCTGACCAAGTAGTGAAGTGTGTGGCTGCTGCAGGCATACTGCTGTTGGCTGTGGTGAACTGCCTGGATGTGCGCTCTGCCATGAAGGTCATGGTCTTCTTTATGGCAGCTAAGGTGCTAAGCCTAGCCGTTATTGTGATTGGAGGTATTGTGCTACTTGTCAAAGGGAATACACTCAACCTTGAGAACTCATTCAAAGGGACAAATCTGGATATCAGTTCCATTGGTTTGGCTTTTTTTCAGTGCCTATGGTCCTATGATGGCTGGAACAATTTGAATTACGTGACAGAAGAGCTGAAACAACCACAG GTTAATCTACCGAGAGCTGTGATGATTGCCATTCCCATGGTAACAATACTGTATTTGCTGGTTAATGTGAGTTACTTGGCATACCTGACACCACGGGAGATGATTTCATCAACTGCCGTTGCAGTGACATGGGG GAATAAAGTCCTGGGAGGCTGGGGATGGTTGATGTCTGTGGCAGCAGCACTCTCTGCCTTTGGATCTCTGAACGGAACATTCTTCAGTGGGGGGCGGGTGTGCTTCGTGGCTGCCAGAGAAGGGCATATG CCAGACATCCTGGCCATGGCACATGTGGATCGTCTCACACCTTCTCCAGCTCTCATCTTCACCACTGCCATCGCTCTCATTGTGCTGATTCCTGGGGACTTCCAGAGCATTGTCAACTTCTTCAG TTTTACAGCATGGTTCTTTTATGCGATAACCCTGTGTGGTCTCCTGTATCTGAAGACCAAGAGGGCTGATCTCCCACGGGCTTATAAA GTTCCCATCCTGATTCCCATCCTAGTCATTATGGCCGCCGTCTTCCTAGTCATTGCACCCATCATCGACGATCCCCAGATTGAGTATTTGTACGTCACACTTTTCATCTTAAGCGGTATCATTGTCTATGTGCCCTTCATCCATTTCCAGCTTTTCCCTGGACTGCTGAACAGGATGACCGTTTTCCTCCAACTTTTTCTTGAGGTCGCCCCAGCTGAAAAAAACTTGTAA